The stretch of DNA ATTTTCTCTGAAAAAAAGAAAAACTACAAAACTAATCATTCTATTAAGTTAGAAGAAATTCATCGAGTAGAAAAAGATTTTGAATTTGTATTGACATCTAGGAAATTTTTCCCGGGAGAATTGGTCTGCCTTACAATTTCTTCAAAATCAAAAAAAATGAAAGAGAAAGATTTTCAGATTTTTTGGAAAGGTGAAGAATATCCGCTTTACAATCTACAAGGGAAGTGGTTGTCTTTTCTCCCTATCTCTCCTGAAGAAAAACCGGGGTATATCTTGCTGGAAGTTAAGCATGGCACTTGGTATACGGGCAAAATAAAAAAGAAATACGAGGTTGAAATTCACAAGTCTCAATTCATTGTGCAAGAAAGGCAAAGCATCACTCTTCCTCAAAAATACGTGTCAAAAACTTTACCAAAAGATATTTTAGAATTCATTAAAGAATGCGAAAAGAAAAAGTTAATTGCCTTTCAATCTGATTCAAAAATTATGCTGGAAGATGATTTTGTATTTCCTTTGAGAGAGAAAAAAATTTCCAGTCCTTTCTATATTCAAAGAAATTATAATAAAAAGAAAGGTCGTCCTCATGGAGGAGTGGACTTTAGAGGAAAGACTGGAAATCCAATTTTTGCTATTCAAAGTGGTAAGGTCGTGCTCTCTCGTCCAATGTACTTTGAGGGAGTCTTTACTGTGATTGATCATGGAGCAAAGATTTTTTCATTCTATATGCATCAATCTGAAACACTTGTAAAAGAGGGAGATTTTGTTAAAAAAGGATCTCTTATAGGAAGAGTAGGCTCTACAGGTATGTCAACCGGACCTCATCTTCATCTCGGTATGAAAGTAAGAGGAACACTGATAGACCCTTTATCTGCGATTGCTTTAAAATTAAAAGCTCTTACGATATAAAGCTTGCTTGAAAATTAGAGCAATATTTCTAATTCTCCATTGATATCCGGACTTTCTCCTCGAAAACTAATGAATTCATTTGAAAAAGGAAATTCAATTCTACTGATAGTTTTACCGTTTATTACTCCGATACGAAATAAATTTGGATCCATATTTTCTGATTTTAATAGCAAAAGATTCAGGACAAGCCCTAAACCTTCTCCTTCGGTCTGGTCAGAATGTTTTTTATAGTAATCCACAATATCGTTGTATTTATCTCCTTCCAATAATTTCTTGCGAATTCTTTTTTCTTCGAAACTGAGTAACGGAACGTCATTTACCACATCAACTCTAAGCCCGTTTTCATTATAGTGAAAATTTGCTTGTACTTTGATATTCTGTTCTTTGGCTTTTTGTCCGTATTCTTTTATCCAATCGTCTGAAGTTCTTTTCTTGATTACACCCATACCGAATTTATAATCCCCGGCATCTGTAATGTCGAGAAAGTTCTCTTCAAAAAAAATCTTTTTGATATTGGCTTTTATGCCATTGATAATCATTTCCTTTACTGCTGTATAAATTGTATTTTGAAGGTTTGATCTTTGGTGCTTTATGGTAATTGCAAAAATAATATTTTCTATGTGATTTTCGATTTTTGGTGTTAGGTAATACAATAAGATTGAAAGATTGTCGGTTGAGTTTACTTGTTTTGTTATCTCTTCACTTGTTTCCATTGTGCTTTTATTTTCGGAAAAATCAATCTTTGAAATGAGTTTCTTTTTATACTCATATATTTTTTATATCTGATGGTATATCTTGGGCAGATGGTATTTTTTTACTTTTCTTTTTCCTTGGTTTTTTTGTCTTTTTTTATTTACTTTCTCTGTTTATGTCGTATCAGTCTGTTGTATCGGGTTGTTTTTCTCTTGGAAAGGTAAGCTCCCCCCGCAATCGTGGTTACCGGGGTGGGAACTCCACTCTCGAAGAATCGGCTGGGGAGAATTATGTCCCATTCGGCAAGGTCAAGCACCAACAAAAGAGTAAAAAGAGCGGTCTTCGTAGTGCAAAAGCCAATCCGCAAGAATCCCAAGCTCAATCCAATCCTCGTTATTTGGGGTAAAATTCTTCTTCTGCAAATTTTGTCCGACTTCTTGGTAATCCTTTTTCACCCTCTCCATCTTCAGCATCCCCAAAGAATCACGTTTCTGTATCTGTTCAGCAATGCGTGCAAATATTTTCGTCTCGAAAACCATTGTTCTTCATTGAACTCGTCCATATATTTTGCTGGAACAAGCAAGCTCGATTGGAGTTTCTGCATATTTTGAGAGGTTCAAAATTTCTCCTTAAACGTAAATTTTTCTGCTCTCATTTATAAGGTAAAAAGTTTGCTTTAGAAAAAAACTTTTTATCGTTTTTATTTTTAACTTTTCAGAAAAAGTCTCATTTCTAAAAAGGCGTAATCCTTAAATCCCCAAAAAGAGTGGAGTTCCCATATTTTGCATAAAGGTTCACAATTGGTATAAAACATGCACTTTACTGAAAAGAGGTAGATCCCACATTTTTACTAAAGTATAAAATCTGAACTAAACGAATGAATGTTCAAAAAACTCTACTAAAGCTCAAACCTTTATCCTTTAAGATAAACCTATATATGTAGATTCTACCTCCACTATTTCGGACTCTGCCCTCAGTCCTCTGAATTGGAGTTCCCACATTATTGCATAAAGGTTCACAATTGGTATAAAACACACAATATTGCAAGGCAAAACCCCTAAGAAAAACTGTCAAACACATCTAAATAAAAAAAACTCTTATTAAGAAAACATTAAAAACAATTGACCTAAAACCCCTGTCTAAATACTGTGTAAAAACCCACTAAAAAAAAGCTGTATCAAAGCTAATTTTAGAAGGGAAAAATCGTTCTTTGAAAACAACTACAGTAGTGTGACCCTAAAAGTTTCTTTTGAGAAACAATTTCGGATAAATAATAAAAGACAGCTAGAACCCAGCCCTTACACATAAGAGCTGGGATGTTGTTCTTGAGTGTGTAAAGAAATCGAAAGATTTCTTAGACAAACCACGTAATAAGTTGCCCGCAAGGGTGATTTCAACACGGAGAGTTTGATCCTGGCTCAGAACTAACGCTGGCGGCGCGTCTTAAACATGCAAGTCGAACGGTCAGAAGACAGTTGAGTGTTGACAAGTTGGATATCAGTTCTCTGTCATCAGTCATCTGTCTTCTGGAAGTGGCGAACGGGTGAGTAACACGTGGGTATTTCCCTCCGAGTCTGGAATAACCTGCCGAAAGGCAAGCTAATACCGGATAGTTCCCTCACCTTTTTTAGAAGCTCCAAAGGAGATAATATCAAACAAAAGTTTGATTCTAAAAATGGTGAGGGATAAAGAAGCAATTCGCTTGGAGATAAGCCTGCGGCTGATTAGCTAGTTGGTGAGGTAATGGCTCACCAAGGCGACGATCAGTAGCCGGCCTGAGGAGTACCTCCGGCCACAATGGAACTGCGACACAATTCCATACTCCTACGGAAAATGCGTTTTTAAGAATCTTGCTCAATGGAAACCCTGAAGCGACGACGCCGCGTGAACGATGAAGGTCTTCGGATTGTAAAGTTCGCTAAGCAGGAAAAGAAAAAAGTGACGATTTGTATGTTTAAAACACCGGCTAACTACGTGCCAGCGACCGCAAAATACGTATAGTGCAAAGCGTTGTTCGGAATCATTGGGCGTAAAGGTATGTAGGCGGGACTTAATTGGTCAGGTGTGAAAACTATGAGCTCAACTCATAGCTTTCATGATACTGTGGTTCTGGAGTTTGGGAGAGGTAAGCGGAATTCCTGGTGTAGCGGTGAAATGCGTAGATATCAGGAGGAACACCGGTGGCGAAATTGCGATTTACTGGCCTAAAACTGACGCTGAGATACGAAAGTGGTAAGGAGCGAACGGGATTAGATACCCCGGTAGTCCACACCCTAAACGTTGTCTACCAGTTGTTTTGAATTATCAACCCCTCGAGTAACGAACCTAACGGATTAATCGATACCGCCTGGGGACTATGCTCGCAAGAGTGAAACTCAAAGGAATTGACGGGGATTCCGTTTATCGATGGAGCATGTGGTTTAATTCGATGATACGCGAAAAACCTTACCTGGGTTTGACATGGACAGGAATCATGTAGAGATACATGAGCCGTAAGGCTTGTTCACAGGTGCTGCATGGCTGTCGTCAGCTCGTGTCGTGAGATGTTGGGTTAAGTCCCGCAACGAGCGCAACCCTTACCTTATGTTGCTACCATTTAGTTGAGCACTCGTGAGGAACCGCCGGTGACAAACCGGAGGTAGGTGAAGTTGACGTCAAGTCCTCATGTTTGTTTTTATATGAGGGCAACACACGTGCTTTTTTTGGCCGGCTGCAGAATGGTCGCCAAATCGCAAGATGGAGCAAATCCCTTAAAACCGATCCTCAGTTCGGATTGAGGTCTGCAACTCGACCTCATGAAGTTGGAATCGCTAGTAATCGCGGATCAGCATGCCGCGGTGAATACGTTCCCGGACCTTGTACACACCGCCCGTCACACCACCTGAGTGGGGAGCACCCGAAGAGGTTGTTACGAACCGCAAGGACGTACACTTCTAAGGTGAAACTCGTGAAGGGGGTGAAGTCGTAACAAGGTAGCCGTATCGGAAGGTGCGGCTGGATCACCTCCTTTTTTAAAGGAAATGTTCATTGATACTGATTACAGAACATCTGATTTCAGATTCACGTCTGACCTCATTCGTCTGTCATTAGTCCTCTGAACGGTTGATAAAGTTACTGGGCACAGTTTTCAGTAAACTGAAATTTCAGTCTTCTGTCCTCTGTCTTCAGTCATCTGAAAGGGTCGCATTACTGTAGTTGTAGTCAAAGTTTAAGCTGGAAAGCTCTGGTCGATGAGATCAGGGCTTTTTTGATTTATGGGGTAGGAAAAGAAATTTCAAAATAGAAATAACTTGATACGAAATTTGAAAATGATCAGTAATATTTTTAAAAATTTTTGTAGATAAGTCTCACGAATCAACGGAAGTCATAAAAATTGTCTCAGCAAGAAAAGTTCCGAAAATAGAATA from Leptospiraceae bacterium encodes:
- a CDS encoding histidine kinase, yielding METSEEITKQVNSTDNLSILLYYLTPKIENHIENIIFAITIKHQRSNLQNTIYTAVKEMIINGIKANIKKIFFEENFLDITDAGDYKFGMGVIKKRTSDDWIKEYGQKAKEQNIKVQANFHYNENGLRVDVVNDVPLLSFEEKRIRKKLLEGDKYNDIVDYYKKHSDQTEGEGLGLVLNLLLLKSENMDPNLFRIGVINGKTISRIEFPFSNEFISFRGESPDINGELEILL
- a CDS encoding M23 family metallopeptidase — encoded protein: MIKSKYQTIFFIFFIAFGFIFSPIFSEKKKNYKTNHSIKLEEIHRVEKDFEFVLTSRKFFPGELVCLTISSKSKKMKEKDFQIFWKGEEYPLYNLQGKWLSFLPISPEEKPGYILLEVKHGTWYTGKIKKKYEVEIHKSQFIVQERQSITLPQKYVSKTLPKDILEFIKECEKKKLIAFQSDSKIMLEDDFVFPLREKKISSPFYIQRNYNKKKGRPHGGVDFRGKTGNPIFAIQSGKVVLSRPMYFEGVFTVIDHGAKIFSFYMHQSETLVKEGDFVKKGSLIGRVGSTGMSTGPHLHLGMKVRGTLIDPLSAIALKLKALTI